The Eptesicus fuscus isolate TK198812 chromosome 17, DD_ASM_mEF_20220401, whole genome shotgun sequence genome has a window encoding:
- the LOC103288440 gene encoding interferon-inducible double-stranded RNA-dependent protein kinase activator A produces the protein MGVEVRMRRGAEELARRRRRRWSVPLGDRPTWGARTSIRTALLAAEPSLLAGSRSWPSAAGPPPEREHSGAFSVGEMVTASPGKTPIQVLHEYGMKTKNIPVYECEGSDMQIHVPTFTFRVTVGDISCTGEGTSKKLAKHRAAEAAINILEANASICFAVPDPLMADPSKQPANQLNPIGSLQELAIHHGWRLPEYTLSQEGGPAHKREYTTVCKLESFMETGKGASKKQAKRNAAEKFLAKFSNISPENHTSLTNLVGHSLGCTWHSLRSSPGEKINLLKRSLLSVPTTNYIQLLSEIAKEQGFNITYLDIEELSADGQYQCLVELSTSPVTVCHGSGISCSHAQSDAAHNALQYLKIIAERK, from the coding sequence ATGGGGGTGGAGGTTCGTatgaggaggggagcagaggagttGGCGAGAAGGAGGCGGCGGCGCTGGAGCGTTCCTCTCGGGGACCGGCCGACCTGGGGAGCGAGGACGTCGATCCGCACCGCTCTTCTAGCCGCCGAGCCCTCCCTCCTCGCCGGGTCCCGGAGCTGGCCTAGCGCCGCGGGCCCGCCGCCGGAGCGCGAGCACAGCGGGGCCTTCAGTGTGGGGGAGATGGTGACAGCTAGCCCAGGGAAAACACCGATCCAGGTATTGCACGAATACGGCATGAAGACCAAGAACATCCCGGTGTATGAATGTGAAGGGTCCGATATGCAAATCCACGTGCCCACTTTCACCTTCAGAGTAACCGTTGGTGACATAAGCTGCACGGGTGAAGGTACAAGTAAGAAGCTGGCGAAACACAGAGCTGCAGAGGCTGCCATCAACATTTTGGAAGCCAATGCAAGTATTTGCTTTGCAGTTCCTGACCCCTTAATGGCCGACCCTTCCAAGCAACCAGCGAACCAGCTTAATCCTATTGGTTCATTACAGGAATTGGCTATTCATCATGGCTGGAGACTTCCCGAGTATACCCTTTCCCAGGAGGGAGGACCGGCTCATAAGAGAGAATACACCACAGTCTGCAAGCTCGAGTCATTTATGGAAACCGGAAAGGGGGCATCAAAAAAACAAGCCAAGAGAAATGCTGCTGAGAAATTTCTTGCCAAATTCAGTAACATTTCTCCAGAGAACCACACTTCTTTAACAAACTTGGTAGGACATTCCTTAGGATGCACTTGGCACTCCTTGAGGAGTTCCCCCGGTGAAAAGATCAACCTGCTGAAAAGAAGCCTCCTCAGTGTTCCCACCACGAATTACATCCAGCTGCTCAGTGAAATCGCCAAGGAACAGGGTTTTAATATAACATATTTGGATATAGAAGAACTGAGTGCCGACGGACAGTACCAGTGCCTCGTGGAACTGTCCACCAGTCCTGTCACCGTCTGCCACGGCTCTGGGATCTCCTGCAGCCACGCACAGAGTGATGCCGCCCACAATGCTTTGCAGTACTTAAAGATAATAGCAGAAAGAAAGTAA